One window of the Oligoflexia bacterium genome contains the following:
- a CDS encoding glycosyltransferase family 2 protein gives MNENQQPGAPFLSLVIPAYNESKRIARSLKDLKSFFASFGSSIEIILVIEKSTDNTVEITKKTVGNDPHFIIIANDVQRGKGYAVKTGMLKARGETVFFTDLDLSTPLVEVIAFLGHFESNPQVDILIGSRQHAKSQILKRQNPIRQKMGQMFNFFVQLFAVKGITDTQCGFKAFRKKTIEPIFSRQTINGFSFDVEILLLAQYLGYKTEVLPVKWTNDPDSKVHIIRDSLKMFFDLLRVKRLVKKTLSSSPPQKVLK, from the coding sequence ATGAATGAAAATCAACAACCTGGCGCACCGTTTCTTTCATTGGTGATACCCGCGTATAATGAATCAAAACGCATTGCTCGAAGTCTCAAAGATCTGAAAAGTTTTTTTGCTTCATTTGGCAGCAGTATTGAAATCATCTTAGTTATTGAAAAAAGCACTGATAACACCGTTGAAATCACAAAAAAAACCGTGGGCAATGACCCTCATTTTATAATCATCGCCAATGATGTTCAACGGGGTAAAGGCTATGCAGTTAAAACCGGAATGCTTAAAGCCCGTGGTGAGACAGTTTTTTTTACTGATCTTGATCTTTCAACGCCACTTGTCGAGGTCATTGCATTTTTAGGGCACTTTGAATCAAACCCTCAAGTAGATATTCTTATTGGCAGCAGACAACATGCAAAAAGTCAGATTCTCAAAAGACAAAACCCTATCAGACAAAAAATGGGGCAAATGTTTAATTTTTTCGTCCAATTATTTGCTGTTAAAGGAATCACAGATACCCAATGTGGATTCAAAGCCTTTCGTAAAAAAACTATTGAACCGATTTTTTCACGCCAAACTATAAATGGCTTTTCATTTGATGTGGAAATTCTTCTATTGGCTCAATACCTAGGCTACAAAACAGAAGTTTTGCCCGTGAAATGGACAAACGACCCAGATTCAAAGGTTCATATTATTCGCGATAGCCTTAAGATGTTCTTTGACCTGCTTCGTGTGAAGCGCCTTGTGAAAAAGACGCTGAGTTCTTCTCCACCGCAAAAAGTTCTGAAATAA